In Eleutherodactylus coqui strain aEleCoq1 chromosome 4, aEleCoq1.hap1, whole genome shotgun sequence, the following are encoded in one genomic region:
- the STX19 gene encoding syntaxin-19 — protein MKDRLEELMQKAKVLEESKENESTRDEAEEIYQQAVVFEREPVIDGYLHEIKKLQNDITDLSENVTKFGLQQKVLVSAMRRFSVLKKESNITKDIKVQAENIKNRLDALLQHVQRAETETGSSSSLTRILKNHHAALFRSFQSVMFRYNEAIMAKQAKCKTFIIRQLEVAGKEVSEEEVNKMVEQGKWDVFNENLLTEVKVTKGQLNEIEQRHKELISLENQIKDLRDIFLEIAILVDEQGETLNNIEMVTKNTEDYVQKTTEKFKLAVKYKRKNPCKMLCCCCPCC, from the coding sequence ATGAAGGATCGTCTTGAGGAACTAATGCAAAAGGCAAAAGTCCTGGAAGAGTCCAAGGAAAATGAGTCCACCAGAGACGAAGCTGAAGAGATCTATCAACAAGCGGTTGTGTTTGAGCGAGAGCCTGTCATTGATGGCTACTTACACGAAATAAAAAAGCTTCAAAATGACATCACGGATCTATCAGAAAACGTGACAAAGTTCGGACTGCAACAAAAAGTTCTCGTCTCCGCGATGAGAAGATTCAGCGTCCTAAAGAAAGAGAGCAACATAACAAAGGACATCAAGGTCCAAGCAGAAAACATAAAGAACCGCTTGGACGCCTTATTGCAGCATGTCCAGAGAGCAGAAACCGAAACAGGATCCTCGTCCAGTCTTACAAGGATCCTAAAAAATCACCACGCCGCCCTTTTCCGGAGCTTTCAGTCCGTTATGTTCCGCTACAACGAGGCGATAATGGCCAAGCAGGCCAAGTGTAAGACATTCATCATAAGACAACTCGAAGTAGCTGGCAAAGAAGTCAGCGAGGAGGAGGTGAACAAAATGGTGGAACAAGGCAAATGGGACGTCTTCAATGAGAACCTCCTCACGGAAGTCAAAGTGACCAAGGGGCAACTGAACGAGATCGAACAGAGACACAAAGAGCTGATCAGTTTAGAGAATCAGATCAAGGATTTAAGAGACATTTTCCTCGAAATTGCCATTTTGGTGGACGAACAAGGAGAGACTTTAAACAATATTGAAATGGTGACGAAGAACACGGAGGACTATGTTCAAAAGACCACCGAAAAGTTCAAGTTAGCTGTAAAATACAAGAGGAAAAACCCGTGCAAGATgctgtgctgctgctgtccgtgTTGTTGA